AACCCGCACTATTTTGCCGGGCGCCCTGAGACGCTCTCGGAACTGTGCGTGCCCATTCGGGTCGGACAAAAGGTCGTCGGCGTCATCAACTTGGAGTCGCGCCGGCTGGGCGCCTTCACCGATGCCCATTTAGCGTTCCTGCAAACGCTTGCGGCTCAACTGGGCACCGTGATGGAACGCGCCCAACTGCTGCAGCGCCAAACCGAGTTAACGCAACAACTGTCAGCCATCTTTGAGAGCGTGCAAGAAGGCATCGCGCTGGTGCTGACCGATGGGCGGTTGGACGATGTCAACGAGCGCTTCGGCGAGTTGGTCGGCATGCCAGCGGCACAGTTGCGCAATCAGCCAGTGGATGTCCTGCGCACCGCGTTGCTCCGTCGCGCTGCCGACCCCACTGCGTTGCAAGCCGCCTTGGATGCCACCCTCAACGATTTCACCCAACCTCACACGGACGCGCTGTTCCTCACGGATCCCGAACGCATCGTGGAACGCTATTGTGTCCCCGTGTGGTTGCCGGATGGAACGCTGATGGGGCAACTGTGGGTGCTGCGCGATGTGACCGAAGAGCGCCGCCGTCAGCAAGAAGCCCTGCGCGTAGAACGCCTGCGGACTTTAGGCGAACTCGCCAGCGGCATCGCCCACGACCTCAACAACGCCCTGGCTCCGCTATTGGGCAGCGCCGAATTGCTGCGGCAACATACCGACCCCGAAATCCGCGACCTCGCCGAAACGATACTCCATGCGACCGAACACGCCATCGGCATCGCGCGTCGGCTGCAGTCCTTCTACCGCGCGACCGCTGCCTCTGCTCATCTTCCGCTGAACCTCAACGAATTGGTGCAAGACGCTATCGCCCTCACACGCCCCCGTTGGCACGACGAGGCACTGATGGAGGGCGTTCGTATCCTTGTGGAGACCCACTTTGCCGAGGGGTTATCTGTGCGGGGCGACGCGGCGGAGCTGCGGCAAGCGTTCATCAACATATTGCTCAACGCCGTTGACGCCATCTTAGAGCGGGCAAAAGTCACGGGCAGGCGTGAGGGCACCATCACGATTGCCACCGCTCGGGAAGGCAACCTCGCTGTCGTCCGCATCACCGATGACGGCATCGGTATGACCGAAGAGGTGCAACGACGCGCTTTTGAGGCGTTTTTCACGACCAAGGGCGAAAGGGGTAGTGGTTTGGGGTTGAGCACCGCTTTAGCCACGGTGTTGGTGCATGGCGGGCGCATCTACTTAAAAAGCGCTCCCCTGCACGGCACTACGGTGACGGTGACTTTGCCATCGCAACAAGAGACCGCCGTCGCTGCCGACCCTGCCGAACACCCTGTTGAGGCGCCTCTCCCGCATTGGCGCATCCTTGTGGTGGAAGACCAAGCCCCTGTCCTACAGACCGTCGTGTTGCAGTTGCGCCGCTTGGGACAAGAAGTGCTGACCGCTACTGACGGAATAGAAGCATGGGAGATCTTGTCCAAAGAGCCCGTTGACCTGTTGGTGACTGACCTGAGCATGCCGCGTATGAACGGCTTGGAGTTAACGCGGCGGGTGCATGAACGGTTTCCGCACCTTCCCACTGTGCTCATGACCGGCTGGGGCGAAGCCTTCCGCGAGGACGAGTTAGCCGCCCTCGGTATCCGCGCCGTCCTCAACAAGCCAGTGACCTTAGCGGCATGGCAGTCCCTCTTGCGTCGCTTGGTGAGCGACAATATCCACGACGGCACGACCGCGAGGCGTTAGGCAAACTCACCTTGGCGCCCCGTTGCCGACGACGGGCATCACATATGGTCCGTCAGGCACGATGACAACTTGAGCGTTCGCGCCGTGCTTACGCAGGGCGCGCTCAACGCCCTCTTGCAATGACGCCAGCGGTGTGACTTTCGCTAACTCCAACTCCTCTGGTAGCACACCGTCGCTGTAAACCCAAATGTCGGCGACTTCCGCCACCTTCATCTGCTCCTGCACCATCCATTGGTCCTCGCGGAAGTAGTCGGGGGAAAAGACGAGCCGTTTGAATTCATCCCAAGTGCGAAACTCGGTGTAGATGTCGCGGAAGCGGGGCAAGCCCAGCCCTTCCTGCAGCGACGCCGCCAAGATGACCGTGCTGCCTCGCTTGAGGACAGGCAGGACGCCGACCAACCCCTTGATGGCTTGGTAGAAGGTCGTGTCCAGCGGGTAGCCCGCGCTGGATGTAATCACGATGTCAGCGGGTTGAGGGATAAGGGCTTTCGCCACTCGGTCTACCAGCCGCACACCAGCAAAAAAGGTTTGATGCACATCGCCTGCAAAAACGCCCGTGATGCGCCGCTGCTCGTCCAGCGTGACATGGACGGCAAAATCGCAGCCCGCTTGGTCAGCGACTTCCATCGCCGTGATGTGCACGGGGTTGCCCTCCAAAACGCCCGTGACGGATTTGGGATGCCCCATGAACTCGGCGCCGTGAAAGACCCGCATGCAAGGCATGGCGATGATGCCAGGGCAGAGGATTTTGCGTCCGCCTGAATAGCCCGCCATCAAGTGCGGCTCAATCAACCCGACGACGATTTTCAAGTCGGCGGCAAGGTAGCGCTTGTCCACCAAGATAGGCATGCCCGTGCTCGTCCAACCCAAATCGGCGTGGCTGTTCTCGTCGGTGGCGATATGATTGTCAACGCGGTAGTTGTCCACGACGAACTCGCCCAGCATTTCCACCAACTCGTCGTCCACATTGGGGCGGTGCGTGCCCGTCGCGATGAGCACGGTGATGCGATCAGGGGGGATGCCCGCCCGCTCAAGGCGGTTGAGCAACGGCGGCAAAATCAATGGGTTAGGCACAGGGCGTGTCTTGTCGCAGACGACAACGCACGCGCTCGTTTTCCCCTTAGCCAGCTCCCCGATCGGCGGCGTCCCGATGGGATGGTCAAGGGCGTCCTCAATCGCCCCTTGCGGGTCAGGCAAGGGCGAGATAGGGTGTAAACGGCACACCGCTAACACATTTTCGTCAGGCACTTCCACTTCAAGGTGCGTCCTGCCGTAGCGCACGGGCACTTTCATCGCCCATCACTCTCCTTCAACGCGGCGAGGGGGCAACAGTTCATCTGCCTTCGCGACCCACCGCCTGGCGCCTCCACACAACAATTTTGCACCCCAACGAACCGCCCCGCGTTTGCCTGTCACATCGCTTCAGGGGCAGTGATACCCAACAAAGACAACGCGTTGCGCAGGACGATTTGCGTCGCCTTCACCAAAGCCAGCCGCGCCGCACTCAACGCGGCATCGTCGCCCAAAACACGGCAGCGCTCATAAAAATCGTGGAAACGGTCGGCGACTTGCAAGGTGAATTGCGTGACGAGGTGGGGCAAAAACTTGGTCGCTGCCTCGTAAACGATGTCGGGAAACGCCGCGACGGTTTTCATCAACCGCCGCTCAGCGTCATCCGCCAGCAGACGCAAATCGGCATCGCGATAGCGCGTCAACGCAGGATGCGTCCGTTCTTGTGCCTGCTTGAAAATGCTACAACAACGGGCGTGGGCATACTGCACATAATAGACGGGGTTTTCCTGTGACTGCTTGACCGCCAAGTCCAAGTCAATATCCAGATGCGTGTCGGCGCTGCGGAGTAGCAGGAAAAAGCGGGCGGCGTCTTTGCCAATCCAGTCCAGCAAATCGTCCAGCGACACGATTTCACCCGCCCGCTTGCTCAACCGCACCGTTTCGCCGCCTTTGACCAATCGGACGAGTTGGTAAAGCACGATCTTCAGCCACTCTTCTTCGCCCCGCTCAAGGCCCAATGCCTTCAATGCGGCGTGCATGCGAGCGACATGTCCGTGGTGGTCGGCGCCCCACACATCCACGACAAACGCGTAACCCCGCTCATGTTTGTAGAGGTGATAGGCGATGTCCGATGCAAAGTAAGTCGGCGCCCCTGTCCGCCGCACGAGCACTTCGTCCTTTTGGTCGCCGAACGCTGTCGTCCGCATCCATAGCGCCCCTTCGGCTTCGTAGGTCAACCCCTTCTCGTTGAGCAACTCAATCGTCCGAGCGACACGCCCGCTGTCGTAAAGCCATTGCTCGCTGACGAAGTTGTCGTAGCGGATGCCGAACCGTTCCAAAACGGCTTTGTGCTGGGCGACGATGCGCTCTTTGGCTAAAGCGAAAAACTTTTGCCGTCGCTCTTCAGGCGGCAGCGCGACAAAGGCGTCTCCAAATTCGCTGACCAACTCCCGCGCCAACTCAGAGACATACTCGCCCTTGTAGCCCTCTTCGGGGAACGCCACCTCATAGCCCAAAAGTTGCAGGTAACGGGCTTCCAACGATTCGCCGAACCGCTGCACCTGCAGCGACATCGTCACATCGTTGATGTAGTATTCGCGTTCCACTTGGTAGCCCAGCGCTGTCAGCAAGTTAGCGATGGCATCGCCTAACGCACCGCCCCGCGCGTTGCCGATTTGCAGCGGACCGGTCGGGTTGGCGCTGACGAACTCCACCTGCACCTTTCTGCCGCGCCCGAGGTCAAAGGTGCCGTAGCGCTCGTCTTGCTCAAGGGCTGTCTGCACCGCGTCGTGCAGCCACGCATCGGTCAGGCGGAAGTTGATGAAGCCTTGTGGGGCGACTTCCGCCCGCACGATAAGGTCGTTGGGCGGCAAAAATTTCAGGACGGCTGTCGCAATGGCTTGAGGCGGTCGGCGCATCGGGCGCGCCAGCACCATCGCCAAGTTGGTCGCAAAATCGCCAAACTCCTCTTGAGGAGGTGGTTCCACTGTAAAGGCAGGCAGTTCACCTATAGGGGGCAAAGCCCCTTGAGCCGTTGCCGCGTGCACCGCCTGCGACAGCAAAGCAAAAAGTTGTTCCCGCACGCGATGCATTTGGGTCACCTCGCTCGTCAACTCGTGGTCTCACCGCGCCTCAGAAGACCTGCAAGTAGGGGAACCCCAACGCCCGCGAGACATTGTTAAGCAGCCCCAGCACCAACCAAGCCCCGGCGAGCACCTGCAAGAACCCCATATTCCAAACCTGCACGGGCAACGACACAGGGCGATGCGGTTGATGCTGAAAGCGTTCCAGCAACTCCACGCCCGCCTTAATGCCGTTAAGCAATTGCTTGCGGTTGGGGCGCTTAACCGTGAACAGGCGC
This portion of the bacterium HR17 genome encodes:
- the argS gene encoding Arginine--tRNA ligase, producing MHRVREQLFALLSQAVHAATAQGALPPIGELPAFTVEPPPQEEFGDFATNLAMVLARPMRRPPQAIATAVLKFLPPNDLIVRAEVAPQGFINFRLTDAWLHDAVQTALEQDERYGTFDLGRGRKVQVEFVSANPTGPLQIGNARGGALGDAIANLLTALGYQVEREYYINDVTMSLQVQRFGESLEARYLQLLGYEVAFPEEGYKGEYVSELARELVSEFGDAFVALPPEERRQKFFALAKERIVAQHKAVLERFGIRYDNFVSEQWLYDSGRVARTIELLNEKGLTYEAEGALWMRTTAFGDQKDEVLVRRTGAPTYFASDIAYHLYKHERGYAFVVDVWGADHHGHVARMHAALKALGLERGEEEWLKIVLYQLVRLVKGGETVRLSKRAGEIVSLDDLLDWIGKDAARFFLLLRSADTHLDIDLDLAVKQSQENPVYYVQYAHARCCSIFKQAQERTHPALTRYRDADLRLLADDAERRLMKTVAAFPDIVYEAATKFLPHLVTQFTLQVADRFHDFYERCRVLGDDAALSAARLALVKATQIVLRNALSLLGITAPEAM